One genomic region from Sphingomonas paeninsulae encodes:
- a CDS encoding PEPxxWA-CTERM sorting domain-containing protein — MRNYLLSAVVVAAAAVAPAQATTVPTIIFTANTFTLPSYVTGSTTIQNFESFAAGHQFPGTTGANPSSKTGNVSVEQGSVPNQFLAPDPSSTNKYLSIAGGTYTVSFAPAQVFSFVLGSLDRYNSVTLTFANGTSQILNGAGIIGQTDPGGSPNFGLSGRVTYDMGGGSAIVKAVFGSTQAAFEIDNLVTAAPEPATWGMMILGFGLAGAQLRSRRRSAKLAVA, encoded by the coding sequence ATGCGGAATTATCTCTTATCAGCGGTGGTCGTAGCTGCTGCAGCCGTCGCTCCTGCTCAGGCGACGACGGTCCCAACGATCATCTTCACGGCCAATACATTTACGCTCCCTTCTTATGTGACGGGTTCGACTACCATCCAGAACTTTGAAAGTTTTGCTGCCGGTCATCAATTTCCCGGGACTACGGGTGCCAACCCAAGTTCAAAGACCGGCAACGTAAGCGTTGAACAAGGTTCAGTTCCGAATCAGTTCCTTGCTCCGGATCCAAGCTCGACCAATAAATATCTGTCGATAGCGGGCGGCACATATACCGTGTCTTTTGCCCCGGCTCAGGTATTCTCGTTCGTTTTAGGGTCGTTGGATCGCTACAATTCGGTAACGCTGACATTTGCTAATGGCACGAGCCAGATTCTTAATGGTGCCGGGATCATCGGTCAGACGGATCCGGGCGGCAGCCCGAACTTCGGTCTGTCCGGTCGGGTTACTTATGACATGGGCGGTGGCTCGGCGATCGTAAAGGCTGTATTCGGTTCGACGCAGGCGGCGTTTGAAATCGATAATCTCGTAACTGCGGCTCCAGAGCCTGCAACATGGGGCATGATGATCCTCGGCTTCGGCCTTGCCGGTGCTCAGCTTCGTTCACGTCGCCGCAGCGCAAAGCTCGCTGTCGCTTAA
- a CDS encoding XrtV sorting system accessory protein: MSTVFDFLSIAIFAGLIVLFLQRSVGETTPDDHLWQYLVAAVGCALANYLGNAGWTIGAVLVIGATLAFIFYILRPFPNFPPR; encoded by the coding sequence ATGTCAACGGTTTTCGATTTTCTTTCGATTGCAATCTTTGCCGGGTTGATCGTGCTGTTTCTTCAGCGGTCGGTTGGTGAGACAACTCCCGACGATCATTTATGGCAGTATCTTGTGGCGGCGGTCGGTTGTGCGCTGGCCAATTATCTCGGGAACGCGGGCTGGACGATCGGCGCGGTTCTGGTGATCGGCGCGACCTTGGCCTTCATATTTTACATTCTGCGTCCGTTCCCGAACTTTCCGCCGCGCTAA
- a CDS encoding exosortase C-terminal domain/associated protein EpsI, whose product MTSEIKSGRGPILTRRAILVGGAMAITAVGAYAATPRRAEHRLAKQKLGALIATEIGPWRYTSPAGVIVAREDEGEPVDGYDQVLTRVYDAPGLPSIMLLLAYGSTQGGSLQLHRPETCYPGQGFKLSDFTELNFEFFRGQEVHARRFTASRDDRIERIVYWTRISRSFPRNTAEEYAAIFAGVFSGVIPDGLLVRISTLGGDIPASDTAIAKFASEMVQSASAAGRTILLG is encoded by the coding sequence ATGACCAGTGAAATAAAGTCAGGCCGCGGCCCAATCCTGACCCGACGCGCCATTCTCGTCGGTGGCGCAATGGCGATCACGGCGGTGGGCGCTTATGCGGCAACCCCCCGCCGGGCGGAACATCGTTTGGCAAAGCAGAAGTTGGGCGCGCTGATCGCAACCGAGATTGGACCGTGGCGCTATACATCGCCCGCCGGCGTCATCGTCGCGCGCGAGGATGAGGGCGAACCTGTCGATGGCTATGATCAGGTATTGACGCGCGTTTATGATGCGCCCGGTTTGCCGTCGATCATGCTGTTACTTGCCTATGGCAGTACTCAGGGCGGAAGCTTACAGCTTCACCGACCTGAGACCTGCTATCCGGGGCAAGGTTTCAAGCTGTCCGACTTTACCGAGCTGAATTTCGAGTTTTTCCGGGGTCAGGAAGTTCATGCGCGGCGTTTTACGGCGAGCCGCGACGATCGCATTGAACGGATCGTTTACTGGACCCGGATATCACGCAGCTTCCCGCGCAACACCGCTGAAGAATATGCGGCGATCTTCGCCGGCGTGTTTAGCGGCGTAATTCCCGATGGATTGCTCGTCCGCATTTCTACACTGGGTGGCGATATTCCAGCGAGCGATACCGCCATTGCTAAGTTTGCCAGCGAAATGGTGCAGTCTGCATCTGCAGCCGGCCGTACGATCCTGCTCGGATAA
- the xrtV gene encoding exosortase V, with protein sequence MTDDTVATFPPVGARPATLPSALPQETAQKPTMTKENRWGLLILAIGAAMLILPTLQGIAQVSWSTEQGAHGPIVLAIAIWLFARRWPVIRANAEPGSAIWGSLAFAVMLLAYTVAKIVGSIVLESAAMYGALVAALYLFVGFRAMREAWFPIAYFLFVLPPPGSVVAAATQPLRLQISEYAVAFLSLFGYPVARSGLMIYVSQYILEVKAACGGLNSMISLSAIGLFYAYIRHNSNIRYCLLFFMVIIFMAIVANFARVLILILITYYLGNGAAQGFLHQFAGMTMFTVAMVGILLFDGAAGPIRRALATKA encoded by the coding sequence ATGACCGATGATACTGTGGCGACTTTCCCGCCCGTCGGAGCACGTCCGGCGACATTGCCTTCCGCGCTGCCACAGGAAACGGCGCAGAAACCGACAATGACAAAGGAGAATCGCTGGGGTTTGCTGATACTCGCAATCGGCGCGGCCATGCTGATCCTGCCAACGCTGCAGGGGATCGCACAGGTATCCTGGTCGACAGAACAGGGTGCGCATGGGCCGATTGTACTCGCGATTGCAATCTGGTTGTTTGCCCGTCGCTGGCCGGTCATTCGCGCGAATGCCGAACCCGGATCAGCAATTTGGGGCAGTTTGGCCTTCGCGGTAATGCTGCTGGCCTACACCGTAGCCAAGATCGTCGGCAGTATCGTCCTCGAAAGTGCGGCGATGTACGGCGCGCTCGTAGCCGCACTATACCTTTTCGTCGGTTTTCGAGCGATGCGCGAAGCCTGGTTCCCGATCGCCTATTTCCTGTTCGTCCTGCCCCCGCCGGGCAGCGTGGTTGCGGCCGCAACACAGCCCCTGCGCTTACAGATATCCGAATATGCGGTCGCTTTTCTGTCGCTATTCGGCTATCCGGTGGCACGATCGGGGCTGATGATTTATGTCAGCCAATACATTCTTGAAGTAAAAGCTGCGTGTGGTGGTCTCAATTCAATGATCAGCCTCAGCGCCATTGGTTTATTTTATGCCTATATCCGGCACAACAGCAATATCAGGTATTGCCTGTTGTTTTTCATGGTCATCATCTTCATGGCAATAGTGGCAAACTTTGCCCGCGTGTTGATTCTGATCTTAATCACTTATTATCTGGGCAACGGTGCCGCACAAGGATTTTTGCACCAATTCGCAGGCATGACAATGTTCACTGTCGCGATGGTCGGAATTCTCTTGTTCGATGGTGCCGCCGGCCCCATTCGTCGAGCATTGGCGACCAAAGCATGA
- a CDS encoding S-(hydroxymethyl)glutathione dehydrogenase/class III alcohol dehydrogenase, translating to MKTRAAVAFEAKKPLEIVEVDLDGPRAGEVLVEIMATGICHTDAYTLDGLDSEGIFPSILGHEGAGIVREIGAGVTSVAVGDHVIPLYTPECRQCKSCLSGKTNLCTAIRATQGKGVMPDGTSRFSYKGQSIFHYMGCSTFSNFTVLPEIAVAKIRTDAPFKTSCYIGCGVTTGVGAVVNTAKVQVGDNVIVFGLGGIGLNVLQGARLAGAGMIIGVDINPDREEWGRKFGMTHFVNPKDVSDIVAHLVALTDGGADYTFDCTGNTTVMRQALEACHRGWGTSIVIGVAEAGKEISTRPFQLVTGRNWRGTAFGGAKGRTDVPKIVDWYMNGKIEIDPMITHVLTLEEINKGFDLMHSGESIRSVVVY from the coding sequence ATGAAGACGCGCGCCGCAGTCGCCTTTGAAGCCAAAAAGCCGCTCGAGATTGTCGAGGTCGATCTGGATGGGCCACGCGCGGGGGAAGTGCTGGTCGAGATCATGGCGACCGGCATTTGCCATACCGATGCCTATACGCTCGACGGTCTGGACAGCGAGGGCATCTTTCCGTCGATCCTCGGGCACGAAGGCGCAGGCATTGTGCGTGAGATCGGCGCGGGCGTGACGAGCGTTGCTGTCGGCGATCACGTCATCCCGCTCTACACGCCCGAATGTCGCCAGTGTAAATCATGCCTGTCGGGTAAAACCAACCTGTGTACCGCGATCCGCGCGACGCAAGGGAAAGGCGTGATGCCAGACGGTACCAGTCGGTTCAGCTACAAAGGCCAGTCGATCTTTCATTATATGGGCTGTTCGACCTTCTCGAACTTCACCGTGTTACCGGAGATCGCGGTCGCCAAGATCCGCACCGATGCGCCGTTCAAGACGAGTTGCTACATCGGATGCGGTGTCACGACGGGCGTGGGCGCTGTGGTCAACACCGCAAAGGTTCAGGTCGGCGACAATGTGATTGTATTCGGCCTTGGCGGCATCGGCCTGAATGTATTGCAGGGCGCACGGCTGGCGGGCGCAGGCATGATCATCGGTGTCGATATTAACCCCGACCGCGAGGAATGGGGCCGCAAGTTCGGTATGACCCACTTCGTCAATCCAAAGGACGTCAGTGATATTGTCGCACACCTTGTCGCTCTGACCGATGGTGGTGCTGACTATACGTTTGATTGCACAGGCAACACGACGGTGATGCGTCAGGCGCTGGAAGCCTGTCACCGTGGCTGGGGAACGAGCATCGTCATCGGCGTGGCAGAGGCGGGCAAGGAAATCAGCACACGTCCGTTCCAGCTTGTCACCGGCCGTAACTGGCGCGGCACGGCCTTCGGCGGAGCCAAGGGGCGGACCGACGTCCCCAAAATCGTCGACTGGTACATGAACGGCAAGATCGAGATTGACCCGATGATTACCCACGTCCTGACCCTGGAAGAAATCAACAAGGGTTTCGACCTGATGCACTCGGGCGAGAGCATCAGGAGCGTCGTGGTTTACTGA